A single window of Desulfovibrio sp. G11 DNA harbors:
- the rplI gene encoding 50S ribosomal protein L9 — protein MKLILRADVENLGSLGDVVDVKPGYGRNFLLPQGLAMVASQANLKVFEQERKKLQAHMDALRAEAQDMQARLEALDVVITMHVGDNDKLYGSVTTTIIGDAIAALGVDVDRRRILMDAPIRTLGEHPVRVRLHPSVIALVPVKVVSDHQSFEEEPAPEAPAEEAEAAE, from the coding sequence ATGAAACTGATACTTCGCGCCGACGTGGAAAATCTCGGCAGCCTTGGCGATGTGGTTGATGTCAAGCCCGGTTATGGCCGCAACTTTCTGCTGCCCCAGGGTCTGGCTATGGTGGCCTCGCAGGCCAACCTGAAAGTTTTTGAACAGGAACGCAAAAAACTGCAGGCCCATATGGATGCCCTGCGCGCTGAAGCCCAGGACATGCAGGCCCGTCTTGAAGCCCTTGACGTGGTTATCACCATGCACGTGGGCGACAACGACAAGCTGTACGGCTCCGTCACCACCACCATCATCGGCGACGCCATCGCGGCCCTTGGTGTGGATGTTGACCGCCGCCGCATTCTTATGGACGCTCCCATCCGCACCCTGGGCGAACACCCCGTGCGTGTGCGCCTGCACCCCAGCGTTATTGCGCTGGTGCCGGTGAAGGTTGTGTCCGACCATCAGTCCTTTGAAGAAGAGCCTGCTCCTGAAGCTCCCGCTGAAGAAGCTGAGGCCGCTGAATAG
- the ggt gene encoding gamma-glutamyltransferase has translation MQASHRYSLTLSTASNPLSLRGMVTSPHYLASQAGRDILRAGGTAVDAAIAAAAVLSVVYPHMCGIGGDNFWLIYDAASQQMRALNGSGRAARAASAGLYAERGHKAVPTRGALAAVTVPGAVSGWAAAFDHSKKHMASPLAWGDLLESAREHAESGFAVSHSLAGSLTLVSSGKPNYSLNDCPEFRELFFTPEGHAPTFASVLRQPHLARTLGRLAAEGPEDFYCGVTARAIVAAMQRHGGLLSQEDLSSHTADWAEPLRVDYRGYTACTPPPNCQGLATLEILNILNQMDVEALGEGTADYYHVMAEATREAFIDRQHYLTDPDFADIPTARLLSPAHARQQAARIRMDKSAGPLPPLPPGGDTIWLGVVDAAGNAVSLIQSIYHEFGSGIVAHDAGFVLQNRGCAFALEPGHVNSLQPGKRTLHTLTPAMLLKDGRPHLVYGSMGGDGQPQTIAAMTTRMVDFGMEPQDAVNAPRWLLGRSWGAESNDLKLEGRIPEDVARDLEQRGHAVRRIADFTEMMGHAGAIMRRPGDVWQGATDPRGDGQAAAL, from the coding sequence ATGCAAGCCAGCCACAGGTATTCCCTTACCCTTTCCACTGCCAGCAACCCGCTGAGCCTGCGGGGCATGGTCACAAGCCCCCACTACCTGGCCTCCCAGGCGGGGCGCGACATCCTGCGCGCGGGCGGCACCGCCGTGGATGCGGCCATTGCCGCAGCCGCAGTGCTTTCTGTGGTCTATCCCCACATGTGCGGCATTGGCGGCGATAACTTCTGGCTCATATATGATGCGGCTTCGCAACAGATGCGCGCGCTCAACGGCAGCGGCCGCGCCGCGCGGGCAGCCAGCGCAGGCCTGTACGCCGAACGCGGGCACAAGGCCGTACCCACGCGCGGGGCGCTGGCAGCCGTTACTGTTCCCGGCGCGGTGTCGGGCTGGGCCGCCGCCTTTGATCACAGCAAAAAACATATGGCTTCGCCCCTGGCCTGGGGTGATCTGCTGGAATCCGCCCGCGAGCATGCCGAAAGCGGCTTTGCCGTGTCACACTCCCTGGCGGGCAGCCTGACGCTTGTAAGCAGCGGCAAACCCAACTACAGCCTGAACGACTGCCCCGAGTTTCGCGAGCTTTTCTTTACGCCTGAGGGGCATGCCCCGACATTCGCCTCCGTTCTGCGACAGCCGCACCTTGCCCGCACCCTCGGCCGCCTGGCTGCCGAAGGACCTGAGGATTTTTACTGCGGCGTGACAGCCCGGGCCATTGTGGCCGCCATGCAACGCCACGGCGGGCTGCTCTCACAGGAAGACCTGAGCAGCCACACGGCCGACTGGGCCGAGCCGCTGCGCGTGGACTACCGGGGCTACACGGCCTGCACACCACCACCCAACTGCCAGGGACTGGCAACACTTGAGATACTTAACATCCTCAACCAGATGGATGTCGAGGCCCTGGGCGAAGGCACGGCCGACTACTATCATGTCATGGCCGAGGCCACGCGCGAAGCCTTTATTGACCGCCAGCACTACCTCACGGATCCGGACTTTGCCGACATCCCCACTGCCAGGCTGCTTTCACCGGCGCATGCACGGCAACAGGCGGCACGTATCCGCATGGACAAAAGCGCCGGTCCCCTGCCCCCATTGCCTCCTGGCGGCGACACCATCTGGCTTGGCGTGGTGGACGCGGCCGGCAATGCCGTGTCGCTCATCCAGAGCATTTACCACGAGTTCGGCTCGGGCATTGTGGCGCACGACGCTGGTTTTGTGCTGCAAAACCGGGGCTGCGCCTTTGCCCTTGAGCCGGGGCATGTCAACAGCCTTCAGCCGGGCAAGCGTACCCTGCACACCCTCACGCCGGCCATGCTTCTCAAGGACGGCAGACCCCACCTTGTTTACGGCAGCATGGGCGGCGACGGGCAACCCCAGACCATTGCGGCCATGACCACCCGTATGGTGGATTTCGGCATGGAGCCGCAGGACGCCGTGAACGCGCCGCGCTGGCTGCTGGGCCGGAGTTGGGGAGCGGAATCCAACGACCTGAAGCTTGAGGGACGCATCCCAGAAGATGTGGCGCGGGACCTGGAACAACGGGGACATGCAGTGCGGCGCATCGCGGACTTTACAGAAATGATGGGGCATGCCGGGGCCATTATGCGGCGGCCGGGCGATGTTTGGCAGGGCGCCACAGACCCGCGCGGCGACGGCCAGGCAGCAGCGCTGTAG
- the tadA gene encoding tRNA adenosine(34) deaminase TadA has translation MDRALDRARHAAALGEVPVGAVLVAPDGRVLAEEGNAPVALSDPTAHAEILALRRAGQMLGNYRLGGCVLVVTLEPCAMCAAACIHARLAGLVYGAADDLAGAVVSRAEYFDAQSANHSLWHMGGVRGEECATLLRDFFAVRRERADFSPG, from the coding sequence ATGGATCGCGCCCTTGACCGGGCGCGCCACGCTGCCGCCCTGGGGGAAGTTCCCGTGGGGGCAGTGCTGGTTGCGCCTGACGGCAGGGTGCTGGCCGAAGAGGGCAATGCCCCGGTGGCCCTGAGCGATCCCACGGCCCATGCCGAAATACTGGCGTTACGCCGCGCGGGTCAGATGCTTGGCAATTACCGGCTTGGCGGCTGCGTACTGGTGGTCACCCTGGAGCCGTGCGCCATGTGCGCGGCGGCCTGCATCCATGCCCGGCTGGCCGGGCTTGTTTACGGTGCAGCGGACGATCTGGCCGGCGCCGTTGTTTCCCGCGCGGAATATTTTGACGCCCAGAGCGCCAATCACAGCCTGTGGCACATGGGGGGCGTGCGCGGCGAAGAGTGCGCGACGCTGTTGCGTGATTTTTTTGCCGTGCGGCGTGAGCGCGCAGATTTTTCCCCCGGGTAG
- the rpsR gene encoding 30S ribosomal protein S18: MAFKKKFAPRRKFCRFCADKDLPLNYKRPDILRDFITERGKIIARRITGTCAHHQRLLTREIKRARQMALLIYTATHDSGVQKKSSI; encoded by the coding sequence ATGGCCTTCAAGAAAAAATTTGCCCCGCGCCGCAAGTTCTGCCGTTTCTGCGCAGACAAGGACCTGCCCCTGAACTACAAGCGCCCTGACATCCTGCGTGATTTCATCACCGAGCGCGGCAAGATCATTGCCCGCCGCATCACCGGTACCTGCGCGCATCACCAGCGCCTGCTGACCCGCGAAATCAAGCGCGCCCGTCAGATGGCCCTGCTCATTTACACCGCGACGCACGATTCCGGCGTCCAGAAAAAGAGCAGCATCTAA
- a CDS encoding fused MFS/spermidine synthase, whose protein sequence is MLELTVFLSGALVMVLEMVGARVLAPYVGTSAVVWTSLIGVVLACLALGAWAGGRMADRHLSRRGLALALAGAGGGSALTALCHPLVGQWVTEGIGNLYVAAVAAAVGIFALPAFFFGMVSPYAIRLRIGSLDTSGATVGRLYALSTAGSILGTFLGGFVLISFFGSSSILWGVAVCMLALSLCNAPGGAKGRAALLALCILGTAINGMYGNWREDRGSMHLVESPYNSIRVYEGTDWGEGGRAVRLMATDPGYSQSGMYLDAPDELYFQYTRFYALGPYFVPHARSILMLGGGGYSVPKWILAGKSALAAPEDVRMTVVEIDPAMTDVARRWFALGDDARLSVRHEDARAFLNRQDGRFDLVFVDVFNSHYAVPFQMGTVEAARALRRAVAPGGAVLMNVISAVEGEDGRLFQSIFKALSTSFAEVQVYCVSRPDRPGEVQNLMVAAFPEKRDRAAPLAAGSTQVQLTEQKPVEMMLATRYTGPLDFATLPLTDDFAPVERYALMLLRQ, encoded by the coding sequence ATGCTGGAACTGACGGTCTTTTTAAGCGGCGCCCTGGTCATGGTGCTGGAAATGGTGGGCGCGCGCGTGCTGGCCCCTTATGTGGGCACATCAGCCGTTGTCTGGACCAGTCTTATCGGCGTGGTGCTGGCCTGTCTGGCCCTGGGGGCCTGGGCCGGCGGCCGCATGGCGGACAGGCATCTTTCCCGCAGGGGGCTTGCTCTTGCTCTCGCCGGAGCCGGGGGCGGCAGCGCGCTTACGGCCCTGTGTCATCCGCTGGTGGGCCAGTGGGTGACCGAGGGCATCGGCAATCTCTACGTGGCCGCTGTTGCCGCCGCTGTGGGAATCTTCGCCTTGCCCGCCTTTTTTTTCGGCATGGTCAGCCCCTACGCCATCCGTTTGCGCATCGGCAGCCTGGACACGTCCGGGGCCACGGTAGGGCGGTTGTACGCCCTTTCCACTGCGGGCAGCATTCTGGGAACCTTTCTGGGCGGGTTTGTGCTCATATCGTTTTTTGGCAGCTCGTCCATCTTGTGGGGGGTGGCTGTCTGCATGCTGGCCCTTTCATTGTGCAATGCGCCGGGCGGGGCCAAGGGCAGGGCAGCCCTGCTGGCCCTCTGCATTTTGGGAACCGCGATCAACGGCATGTACGGAAACTGGCGCGAAGACAGAGGCAGCATGCATCTTGTGGAAAGCCCCTATAACAGCATCCGCGTTTACGAAGGCACGGACTGGGGCGAGGGCGGCCGCGCCGTGCGGCTCATGGCTACGGACCCGGGGTACAGCCAGTCGGGCATGTATCTTGACGCACCGGACGAGCTTTATTTTCAGTATACGCGGTTTTATGCTCTGGGTCCCTACTTTGTGCCTCATGCCCGCTCCATACTGATGCTGGGCGGCGGGGGCTATTCCGTGCCCAAATGGATTCTGGCGGGCAAATCGGCCCTGGCTGCCCCCGAAGATGTGCGCATGACTGTTGTGGAAATAGATCCGGCCATGACTGACGTGGCCCGGCGCTGGTTTGCCCTGGGCGACGACGCGCGCCTTTCGGTACGCCACGAAGACGCCCGTGCCTTTCTGAACAGGCAGGACGGGCGTTTTGACCTGGTTTTTGTGGATGTGTTCAACTCGCACTATGCGGTTCCCTTTCAGATGGGAACGGTAGAGGCGGCGCGGGCTTTGCGGCGGGCCGTGGCCCCGGGCGGCGCCGTGCTCATGAACGTCATTTCTGCCGTGGAAGGAGAGGACGGCCGCCTGTTTCAGAGTATTTTCAAGGCATTGTCCACATCATTCGCAGAGGTGCAGGTATACTGCGTGTCGCGTCCCGACAGGCCCGGCGAGGTGCAGAACCTTATGGTGGCGGCTTTTCCTGAAAAAAGAGACAGGGCCGCACCGCTGGCCGCTGGGAGCACACAGGTACAGCTCACGGAGCAGAAGCCTGTGGAAATGATGCTGGCTACAAGGTACACAGGGCCGCTGGATTTTGCTACACTGCCCCTGACCGACGATTTTGCCCCGGTGGAGCGTTACGCCCTCATGCTGCTGCGGCAGTGA
- the tgt gene encoding tRNA guanosine(34) transglycosylase Tgt, giving the protein MSDTIFTIEHTDGAARAGTLRTAHGTIPTPIFMPVGTVGSVKAIAPDDLAAIGAPVILGNTYHLYLRPGDELVARRGGLHKFASWPGSILTDSGGFQVFSLSSLRKIREEGVEFRSHLDGSRHLFTPEKVLQIQRNLNSDIMMVLDECVPYGADYDYTEKSLALTTRWALRARAAYPAGTAHNLLFAITQGGFHKDLRTRSVEELCGLDFDGFAIGGLSVGEPKDQMYDLLYHTAPQLPGNKPRYLMGVGTPLDIANGINAGVDMFDCVLPTRNARNGTLYTSQGKINIRRRQFAEDDGPLDPNCRCYTCRNFSRAYLRHLYASQELLSFRLNSLHNLTYFLDLARNARQAIIEGRYAAFLAGIEALYPDEAARAAAGA; this is encoded by the coding sequence ATGTCCGATACCATTTTTACCATAGAGCATACCGACGGGGCCGCCCGCGCAGGAACCCTGCGCACGGCACACGGCACGATTCCCACACCTATCTTCATGCCCGTGGGCACAGTAGGCTCGGTCAAGGCCATTGCTCCTGACGACCTGGCCGCCATCGGCGCGCCCGTGATACTCGGCAATACCTACCATCTGTACCTGCGCCCCGGCGACGAACTGGTGGCCCGGCGCGGCGGCCTGCACAAGTTCGCCTCCTGGCCCGGCTCCATTCTTACCGACAGCGGCGGTTTTCAGGTCTTCAGCCTCAGCTCGCTGCGCAAAATCCGTGAAGAAGGGGTGGAGTTCCGCTCGCACCTTGACGGTTCCCGTCATCTGTTCACGCCTGAAAAGGTGTTGCAGATACAGCGCAACCTCAACTCCGACATCATGATGGTGCTTGATGAGTGCGTGCCGTATGGCGCGGACTATGACTATACCGAAAAATCACTGGCTCTCACCACACGGTGGGCACTGCGCGCCCGGGCGGCCTACCCGGCAGGCACGGCGCACAACCTGCTTTTTGCCATCACTCAGGGCGGCTTTCATAAAGACCTGCGCACGCGCTCGGTGGAAGAGCTGTGCGGCCTTGACTTTGACGGCTTTGCCATCGGCGGCCTTTCGGTGGGCGAACCCAAAGACCAGATGTATGACCTGCTCTATCACACCGCCCCCCAGCTGCCCGGCAACAAACCCCGCTATCTTATGGGCGTGGGTACGCCGCTTGATATCGCCAACGGCATCAACGCCGGGGTGGACATGTTCGACTGCGTGCTGCCCACCCGCAACGCGCGCAACGGCACGCTCTATACCTCACAGGGAAAAATAAACATCAGGCGCAGGCAGTTTGCCGAAGACGACGGCCCCCTGGACCCCAACTGCCGCTGCTACACCTGCCGCAACTTTTCGCGCGCCTACCTGCGTCATCTGTATGCCAGCCAGGAGCTGCTTTCTTTTCGCCTCAACTCGCTGCACAATCTCACGTACTTTCTCGATCTGGCCCGCAATGCGCGCCAGGCCATCATTGAAGGCCGATACGCCGCCTTTCTTGCAGGCATTGAGGCTCTCTATCCCGATGAGGCGGCAAGAGCCGCTGCCGGAGCATAG
- the rsmD gene encoding 16S rRNA (guanine(966)-N(2))-methyltransferase RsmD translates to MRIIAGRLGGRILKTVEGEGYRPAMGRTREALFSMLAARGLIWSTARVLDLFAGSGSLAFESISRGAPHALLVESSTAAMRCLQANVENLGVQVEAGLVKDDVLKVLKRPPQEPYNLVFMDPPYRKKLAEPALRLLAAHGWLAPGAFVTAEIEKEARFAVPQGFTLETDRLLGQTRICIWIAS, encoded by the coding sequence ATGCGCATCATAGCGGGCCGCCTTGGCGGCCGTATTCTGAAGACTGTAGAGGGTGAAGGCTATCGCCCCGCCATGGGCAGAACCCGCGAGGCCCTCTTTTCAATGCTTGCCGCCCGTGGACTGATATGGTCCACGGCGCGGGTGCTGGACCTTTTTGCGGGCAGCGGCAGCCTTGCCTTTGAGTCCATCAGCCGGGGCGCCCCGCATGCCCTGCTGGTGGAAAGCTCAACCGCAGCCATGCGCTGCCTTCAGGCCAATGTGGAAAACCTCGGCGTACAGGTCGAGGCCGGACTTGTGAAAGACGATGTGCTCAAAGTGCTCAAGCGGCCGCCGCAGGAGCCATACAACCTTGTTTTTATGGACCCGCCCTATCGCAAAAAACTGGCGGAACCAGCCTTGCGCCTTCTGGCAGCCCATGGCTGGCTTGCGCCCGGAGCCTTTGTGACGGCGGAAATTGAAAAGGAGGCGCGCTTTGCCGTGCCGCAGGGCTTCACCCTGGAAACCGACAGGCT
- a CDS encoding MBL fold metallo-hydrolase RNA specificity domain-containing protein has protein sequence MKVQFLGAAQTVTGSCYMIEACGKRFCIDCGMHQGNKAIDARNREIEVYRPTDIDFVLITHAHIDHSGLLPRIVRDGFNNPVYCTKATSELLDLMLQDSAHIQEMEAQWEAKKYMRRGLKNPPAALYTVEDAQKAVSLFSAVDYHKTFEPAPGIRVTYYDAGHILGSGSVRIEADEDGKTTSLIFSGDIGRPQALIVRSPESPPQADYVFMESTYGDRDHKNEETSDQELAEAIAYSYGKGEKVIIPAFAVERTQEVLYCLHTLSKQGKLPEDMPVYVDSPLAIRATEVFERNRELFDDAAQKLLNNGDNPFALPNLRYTLSVAESQAINDYKGPAIVISASGMCNAGRVRHHLRHNIWKPGASIVFVGYQAVGTPGRKIVEKAKKITLFGEDMDVAARIFTINGFSGHAGQSQLLDWLAPLAHNCAQVVLTHGEIKAQETLAGLIRQRFGLKPRIAAYLEEMVLDGCEVTATVTHETKAHPRVDWGFLTGEVERKWDMFKGKLADVEARPWVEQTDLQEALEKMDYALTRLISRM, from the coding sequence ATGAAGGTCCAATTTCTGGGCGCGGCGCAAACCGTGACCGGTTCCTGCTACATGATTGAAGCATGCGGCAAGCGTTTCTGCATTGACTGCGGCATGCATCAGGGCAACAAGGCCATTGACGCCCGCAACCGCGAAATCGAAGTCTACCGGCCCACAGACATTGACTTTGTGCTTATTACCCACGCGCATATAGACCATTCGGGCCTTTTGCCCCGGATCGTGCGCGACGGCTTCAACAATCCCGTATACTGCACCAAGGCCACCAGCGAACTGCTGGACCTCATGCTGCAGGACAGCGCCCACATTCAGGAAATGGAAGCACAGTGGGAAGCCAAAAAATACATGCGCCGGGGCCTTAAAAATCCCCCTGCCGCCCTCTATACCGTCGAGGATGCGCAAAAGGCCGTATCGCTTTTTTCCGCTGTGGACTACCATAAAACTTTTGAGCCTGCTCCTGGCATCCGCGTCACGTACTATGATGCGGGGCATATTCTTGGTTCCGGCTCGGTGCGCATCGAGGCCGATGAAGACGGCAAAACCACAAGCCTCATCTTTTCCGGCGACATAGGCCGCCCGCAGGCCCTCATTGTGCGCAGCCCAGAAAGCCCGCCACAGGCCGACTATGTGTTTATGGAGTCCACCTACGGCGACCGCGACCATAAAAACGAAGAAACCAGCGACCAGGAACTGGCCGAAGCCATCGCCTACAGCTACGGCAAGGGTGAAAAGGTCATTATTCCGGCCTTTGCCGTGGAACGCACCCAGGAAGTGCTGTACTGCCTGCACACGCTGAGCAAGCAGGGCAAACTGCCCGAAGACATGCCCGTGTACGTGGACAGCCCCCTGGCCATCCGCGCCACAGAAGTTTTTGAGCGCAACCGGGAACTTTTTGACGACGCCGCGCAAAAACTGCTCAATAACGGCGACAATCCCTTTGCGCTGCCCAACCTGCGCTACACCCTGTCTGTGGCGGAATCCCAGGCCATCAACGACTACAAGGGACCGGCCATTGTCATTTCCGCCAGCGGCATGTGCAATGCGGGCCGCGTGCGCCATCACCTGCGCCATAATATCTGGAAGCCCGGCGCGAGCATCGTCTTTGTGGGCTATCAGGCCGTGGGTACGCCCGGGCGCAAAATTGTTGAAAAAGCCAAAAAAATAACCCTGTTCGGCGAAGATATGGACGTGGCGGCCCGCATTTTCACCATTAACGGCTTTTCAGGGCATGCCGGGCAGAGCCAGCTCCTGGACTGGCTGGCCCCCCTGGCCCACAACTGTGCCCAGGTAGTGCTGACCCACGGCGAAATCAAGGCACAGGAAACACTGGCCGGTCTTATCCGCCAGCGCTTCGGCCTCAAGCCGCGTATTGCCGCCTACCTTGAAGAGATGGTGCTGGACGGCTGCGAGGTTACCGCCACCGTTACCCACGAAACCAAAGCCCATCCCAGGGTCGACTGGGGCTTTCTTACCGGCGAAGTGGAACGCAAGTGGGATATGTTCAAGGGCAAGCTGGCTGATGTTGAAGCCCGCCCCTGGGTGGAACAGACCGACCTGCAGGAAGCCCTGGAAAAAATGGACTATGCCCTCACGCGCCTTATTTCGCGCATGTAG
- a CDS encoding RNA recognition motif domain-containing protein, whose product MSKSIYVGNLPWSATEEQVQDLFAEYGNVLSVKLVSDRDTGRARGFGFVEMEDGEADSAIEALDNFSFGGRTLRVNEAKPRAPRQPRY is encoded by the coding sequence ATGTCCAAGTCCATCTATGTCGGGAACCTTCCCTGGTCTGCTACGGAAGAACAGGTTCAGGATCTTTTTGCCGAATACGGCAACGTTCTGTCTGTGAAACTTGTCAGCGACAGGGATACCGGCCGTGCCCGCGGCTTCGGCTTTGTGGAAATGGAAGACGGCGAAGCCGACTCCGCCATTGAAGCTCTTGACAACTTCAGCTTCGGCGGTCGCACGCTTCGCGTCAACGAAGCCAAACCCAGGGCTCCTCGTCAGCCCCGCTACTAG
- a CDS encoding TIGR00730 family Rossman fold protein, with translation MPELQQNIVDDLASVTTESWRTFRIMAEMVEALDTLNALKVNCISIFGSARSTAETQEYKDAEKIAKLLVDAGFGIITGGGPGVMEAANKGASEAGGESVGLHIHLPHEQGCNQYVKTRCNFRYFFIRKFMFVKYAMAYVVMPGGMGTIDELSEAFVLAQTGRTRPFPIVLYDSSFWSGMVEWLRKNMAGRGFINEKEIDRLITVCDTPEEVVNHLRKIVIL, from the coding sequence ATGCCTGAACTGCAACAGAATATCGTGGACGATCTCGCCTCCGTGACCACTGAATCCTGGCGTACCTTCCGCATCATGGCCGAAATGGTAGAAGCCCTGGACACCCTCAATGCGCTCAAGGTCAACTGCATCTCCATTTTCGGCTCTGCACGCAGCACCGCCGAAACGCAGGAATACAAGGATGCGGAAAAAATCGCCAAACTTCTGGTAGATGCTGGTTTCGGCATCATCACCGGCGGCGGTCCCGGCGTTATGGAGGCGGCCAACAAGGGCGCAAGCGAGGCCGGGGGCGAGTCTGTCGGGCTGCACATCCATCTGCCGCACGAGCAGGGTTGCAACCAGTACGTTAAAACCCGCTGTAATTTCCGCTACTTCTTCATCCGCAAATTCATGTTCGTCAAATACGCCATGGCGTATGTGGTCATGCCTGGCGGTATGGGAACCATTGACGAACTTTCTGAAGCTTTTGTTCTGGCCCAGACCGGCCGTACGCGCCCCTTTCCCATAGTGCTGTATGACTCCAGCTTCTGGAGCGGCATGGTGGAATGGCTGCGCAAGAACATGGCCGGGCGCGGCTTTATTAACGAGAAGGAAATAGACCGGCTTATTACCGTATGTGATACGCCGGAAGAAGTGGTCAACCATCTGCGCAAGATTGTCATCCTTTAG
- the dnaB gene encoding replicative DNA helicase has protein sequence MVSHSDHGSAPGPEAGGAPFGQNGASGRGGRGGQSGQGSFKARQGSAADRAEADLLRRVPPHSVEAEQAVLGGVLMRPQLMHAIVDQLAAEDFYVPTHATIYGAFLELYRKSAPIDLLSTAEMLKSRNALEEAGGAVYLGDLAQAVVSGANAEYYATIVRDKALQRGLIEACSGIITNCYDASLEVGTLLDESEQAVFAISQRTSGRDFTPTRELLDRVFDNLSRLADAKDVITGVTTGYTRLDKLTAGLQPSDLIIVAARPSMGKTAFSMCMALHAAVRQNVPVAVFSLEMSKEQLMQRMLAVWGKVDLSKLRRPSLLTDDDWQRLYAAADVVARAPIFIDDTPALTTLELRARARRLKADKGLGMVVVDYLQLMRTSRRTDSRELEISDISRSLKGLAKEMHVPVVALSQLNRKVEERSDKRPMLSDLRESGAIEQDADVIMFVYRDDVYKFVKPAERPPQGVAEIIIGKQRNGPVGVAELMYMSPYTSFEDMAPDWSPPPSESGS, from the coding sequence GTGGTTTCCCACAGTGATCATGGCTCCGCCCCCGGCCCCGAGGCCGGGGGCGCGCCTTTTGGGCAGAACGGTGCTTCCGGGCGCGGCGGTCGTGGCGGCCAGTCGGGTCAAGGTTCGTTCAAGGCCCGGCAGGGCAGTGCCGCAGACAGGGCCGAGGCGGATCTTTTGCGCCGCGTGCCGCCCCACAGTGTGGAGGCGGAGCAGGCTGTGCTCGGTGGCGTGCTCATGCGTCCCCAGCTCATGCACGCCATTGTGGACCAACTGGCTGCCGAAGATTTTTATGTGCCGACCCATGCCACAATTTACGGCGCCTTTCTTGAACTGTACCGCAAATCCGCTCCCATAGACCTGCTCTCCACAGCAGAAATGCTGAAAAGCCGCAACGCTCTGGAAGAAGCGGGCGGGGCCGTATACCTTGGCGACCTTGCCCAGGCCGTAGTCTCCGGTGCCAACGCCGAATATTATGCTACCATCGTGCGCGACAAGGCCCTGCAACGCGGTCTTATCGAAGCATGCTCCGGCATCATCACCAACTGCTATGACGCCTCTCTTGAGGTGGGAACCCTGCTGGACGAATCCGAGCAGGCGGTTTTTGCCATTTCGCAGCGCACTTCCGGGCGCGATTTTACCCCCACCCGTGAACTGCTGGACAGGGTTTTTGACAACCTTTCCCGCCTGGCCGACGCCAAGGACGTAATCACCGGCGTCACCACCGGCTATACCCGGCTGGACAAGCTGACTGCCGGGCTTCAGCCTTCGGACCTCATCATTGTGGCGGCCCGCCCCAGTATGGGTAAAACGGCCTTCTCGATGTGCATGGCCCTGCACGCCGCCGTGCGCCAGAATGTTCCCGTGGCCGTCTTTTCGCTTGAAATGAGCAAGGAACAGCTCATGCAGCGCATGCTGGCCGTGTGGGGCAAGGTGGACCTTTCCAAGCTGCGCCGTCCGTCGCTGCTCACCGACGATGACTGGCAGCGCCTGTACGCCGCAGCCGACGTTGTGGCCCGCGCACCCATTTTTATTGACGATACCCCGGCTCTGACCACGCTGGAGTTGCGCGCCCGCGCCCGGCGGCTCAAGGCGGACAAGGGGCTTGGCATGGTGGTGGTTGACTACCTGCAGCTCATGCGCACCAGCCGCCGCACTGACTCGCGCGAACTGGAAATTTCAGATATTTCCCGTTCCCTTAAAGGGCTTGCCAAGGAAATGCATGTGCCTGTGGTGGCCCTTTCGCAGTTGAACAGAAAGGTGGAAGAGCGCAGCGATAAACGCCCCATGCTCTCCGACCTGCGCGAATCCGGCGCCATTGAGCAGGATGCGGACGTTATCATGTTTGTCTACCGGGACGACGTCTATAAATTCGTCAAACCCGCCGAGCGCCCTCCCCAGGGCGTGGCCGAAATCATTATCGGCAAGCAGCGTAACGGGCCTGTGGGGGTGGCAGAGCTTATGTACATGTCGCCTTACACATCTTTTGAAGACATGGCTCCGGACTGGTCGCCGCCGCCTTCTGAAAGCGGTTCATAG
- the rpsF gene encoding 30S ribosomal protein S6 produces MRKFETLLLLSPELSAENREGVVSTFTGIIEREKGVMEEVDNWGMRDLAYPVRKLMRGYYVRLVYQGPAPLVAELERNIRMTDGVFKFVTVKLADEVAGEVA; encoded by the coding sequence ATGCGGAAATTTGAAACCCTGCTGCTCCTTTCACCGGAGCTTTCCGCCGAAAACCGCGAGGGCGTGGTCAGCACGTTCACCGGTATTATCGAGCGTGAAAAGGGCGTTATGGAAGAAGTGGACAACTGGGGTATGCGTGACCTCGCCTACCCGGTGCGCAAGCTGATGCGCGGTTACTACGTGCGTCTGGTGTACCAGGGCCCGGCTCCTCTGGTGGCCGAACTGGAACGCAACATTCGCATGACCGACGGCGTCTTCAAGTTTGTGACCGTCAAGCTGGCCGACGAAGTGGCCGGGGAGGTTGCGTAA